A single Vicinamibacteria bacterium DNA region contains:
- a CDS encoding protein kinase, whose amino-acid sequence MELERIGKYRILGKIGQGAMGEVFKGQDPFLNRSVAVKTISASLAGDEEVRKRFLREAQSAAKLNHPHIITVYDFGEEHGKIYLAMELLEGKDLKDLIGGNLLSNLNQKLDIMEQIGEGMAFAHANDVVHRDLKPANIHIQPSGQVKIMDFGLARFSSSDMTRTGMVTGTPHYMSPEQVRGEKADARSDIFSLGAVFYELLSNHKPFDGDSMHTVLFHVLQDNPEPLRHWVDLPPILVELVEKALFKDPVRRFQNGGRLRDGVRAVRRAIAEGREWDTSLEDEMGPEHQEMERAGSSAPLSGGERRVVGSTALDLARTPDPTTEKTRRSPQTLPARSGSGSSLGRSRVPAAPASSRLPIYLGGGFVLVLFVAAGIFYALYSSRTPQGAPAPPATQDAAKEQIGALTQALVGNQVELARKKLEDKNYSGAAAQAERALKLDPKNAPAQKILDEAQALLKDLEAAAQEARAGLKAGNTDKASQAFWNLLTIDPNHAAVEELAGPLDRQFRAQAEEAQHLMSQARGAAERVKAGSLEPFSEAATAARAGEGFLAKRQFAQAARKFLDARDGFERARRLAQR is encoded by the coding sequence ATGGAGCTCGAGCGGATCGGCAAGTACCGTATCCTCGGAAAGATCGGGCAAGGGGCGATGGGAGAGGTCTTCAAGGGCCAAGACCCCTTCCTCAACCGCTCGGTTGCCGTCAAGACCATATCCGCGAGCCTGGCCGGCGATGAGGAAGTCCGCAAGCGGTTTCTCCGCGAAGCCCAATCCGCCGCCAAGCTGAATCACCCCCACATCATCACGGTCTACGACTTCGGGGAGGAGCACGGGAAGATCTACCTGGCCATGGAGCTTCTGGAGGGCAAGGACCTCAAGGACCTCATCGGCGGCAACCTACTGAGCAATCTCAACCAGAAGCTCGACATCATGGAGCAGATCGGCGAGGGGATGGCTTTCGCCCACGCCAACGACGTCGTCCACCGCGACCTGAAGCCCGCCAACATCCACATTCAGCCCAGCGGCCAGGTCAAGATCATGGACTTCGGCCTGGCCCGCTTCAGCTCCTCGGACATGACGCGCACGGGGATGGTGACGGGAACTCCCCACTACATGTCGCCCGAGCAGGTGCGGGGAGAGAAGGCGGACGCCCGGTCCGACATCTTCTCCCTGGGGGCCGTCTTCTACGAGCTCCTCTCGAACCACAAGCCCTTCGACGGCGACTCCATGCACACCGTTCTCTTCCACGTGCTGCAGGACAACCCCGAGCCGCTGCGCCATTGGGTGGACCTCCCCCCCATCCTGGTCGAGCTCGTGGAGAAGGCGCTCTTCAAGGATCCGGTCCGGCGTTTCCAGAACGGCGGCCGCCTTCGCGACGGCGTACGGGCCGTGCGCCGGGCGATCGCCGAGGGGCGGGAATGGGATACGAGCCTCGAGGACGAAATGGGCCCGGAACATCAGGAAATGGAGAGAGCCGGGAGCTCGGCGCCGCTTTCGGGGGGAGAGCGACGGGTGGTGGGATCCACCGCCCTCGATCTGGCCCGTACCCCGGACCCGACGACGGAGAAGACGCGGCGCTCGCCCCAGACCCTCCCCGCCCGGTCGGGGAGCGGATCGAGCCTGGGGAGGTCCCGGGTCCCCGCCGCCCCCGCGTCCTCGCGACTGCCGATCTACCTGGGCGGGGGGTTCGTGTTGGTGCTGTTCGTGGCGGCCGGCATCTTCTACGCGCTCTACTCGTCACGCACGCCGCAGGGGGCCCCCGCGCCTCCCGCCACCCAGGATGCGGCCAAGGAGCAGATTGGCGCCCTGACCCAGGCCCTGGTCGGGAACCAAGTCGAGCTGGCCCGCAAGAAGCTCGAAGACAAGAACTATTCGGGCGCGGCGGCCCAGGCCGAGCGGGCCTTGAAGCTCGACCCCAAGAACGCGCCCGCGCAGAAGATCTTGGATGAGGCTCAGGCTCTCCTGAAGGACCTCGAGGCGGCCGCCCAGGAGGCGCGGGCGGGGCTGAAGGCCGGCAACACGGACAAGGCCTCCCAGGCCTTCTGGAACCTCCTCACCATCGATCCCAACCACGCCGCCGTCGAGGAGCTCGCGGGACCCCTGGACCGCCAGTTTCGTGCCCAGGCCGAGGAGGCGCAACACCTCATGAGCCAGGCGCGCGGGGCGGCCGAACGCGTCAAGGCCGGCTCCCTGGAGCCGTTCTCCGAAGCGGCGACGGCGGCCCGCGCGGGGGAGGGCTTCCTCGCCAAGCGGCAGTTCGCCCAAGCCGCCCGGAAGTTCCTGGATGCGCGAGACGGATTCGAGCGTGCCCGCCGGTTAGCTCAGCGCTGA